The Flammeovirga agarivorans genome has a window encoding:
- a CDS encoding DNA-3-methyladenine glycosylase family protein: MDKKYFFEYDQEAIDHLKLKDKKLGEVIDQIGLIKRETYPDLFEAIIKSIVGQQISTKAQVTILRRLRDKIGTIEPKAIDALSTEELQSLGMSFRKVGYIKDFAEKVVNKEFDIDALHSMNDEEVSTTLSALNGIGPWTAEMMMIFSMQRPNILSYGDLAIHRGLRMIYRHRKIDKEKFQRFWKRYTPYASVASLYLWAVAGGHIEGITDPQTRKEVKKS; encoded by the coding sequence ATGGACAAGAAATACTTTTTTGAATACGATCAGGAGGCCATCGATCATTTAAAGTTAAAAGACAAAAAGTTGGGCGAAGTGATTGATCAGATAGGATTAATCAAAAGAGAAACCTACCCTGATCTTTTCGAAGCCATCATTAAATCGATTGTGGGACAGCAAATCTCTACAAAAGCACAAGTCACGATATTAAGAAGACTACGCGATAAGATCGGCACAATCGAACCAAAAGCCATTGATGCACTTTCTACAGAGGAACTTCAATCGCTCGGTATGTCGTTCAGAAAAGTAGGTTATATCAAAGATTTTGCGGAGAAGGTAGTCAATAAGGAATTTGATATCGATGCCTTACATTCCATGAATGACGAAGAAGTATCTACTACGCTATCAGCACTAAATGGTATTGGTCCTTGGACAGCAGAAATGATGATGATCTTCTCCATGCAGAGACCCAATATTCTTAGCTACGGCGATTTGGCAATCCATAGAGGATTAAGAATGATCTACCGCCATAGAAAAATTGACAAGGAAAAGTTCCAACGATTCTGGAAAAGATATACTCCCTATGCTTCTGTGGCTAGCCTTTATTTATGGGCTGTGGCGGGTGGACATATTGAAGGGATCACCGATCCGCAGACGCGAAAAGAAGTAAAGAAAAGCTAA